In one Oncorhynchus nerka isolate Pitt River linkage group LG7, Oner_Uvic_2.0, whole genome shotgun sequence genomic region, the following are encoded:
- the LOC115132245 gene encoding probable pleckstrin homology domain-containing family N member 1 isoform X2 has translation MGCCSVTQRGAHSGIDEVGPDEIELLEIDNSGMWTLGESRLQLSVRNGKDGPTSRYPSVRHLDQEIVLWGRSREELYHSIYNQPIRDWEGQPAHMYGEIVHSSRVSLHNSYTQETSEHYLVLFSFHLLILYVDPSRQDFIYEGILPLSGLSFQATSLDSNKQHIFQISGPMVDSKVFTCASAAELNKWIHHMEERRYKSISQPLSPSSCALSYLVPCDENWKKEELKKYLLQAPIRHWEGAPIQHMGQPGYISMVRIFNTQRQGLHERLLVLFPQDVLLLSVDNERLSVKYEGKLSRKSIAAVERSALPGRLEFELTGELMEPLQVSCTCPEDYQNWIFQLQQLEKKLQATSNHTAPPLMPKKLWSRKESREPMTVAQD, from the exons GATGTGGACTCTAGGAGAGAGCAGGCTTCAGCTCTCTGTGAGGAATGGAAAAGACGGTCCAACCTCTCGCTACCCTTCAGTGAGACACCTCGATCAGGAG ATTGTGCTATGGggcaggagcagagaggagctatACCACAGCATATACAACCAGCCCATCCGTGATTGGGAGGGCCAGCCTGCACACATGTATGGAGAGATAGTGCACTCCTCCCGTGTGTCTCTCCACAACAGCTACACACAG GAGACAAGTGAACACTATCTGGTGCTGTTCTCCTTCCACTTATTGATTCTATATGTGGATCCCTCTCGTCAAGACTTTATCTACGAG GGCATCCTGCCTCTCTCTGGACTGTCTTTCCAAGCCACCTCACTGGACTCCAACAAGCAACACATATTCCAGATCAGTG GTCCAATGGTGGACTCCAAAGTCTTCACCTGTGCCAGTGCAGCCGAGCTGAACAAATGGATACAccacatggaggagaggagatacaaATCCATTAGCCAACCGCTAAGCCCCTCCAGCTGTGCGCTGTCTTACCTG GTACCCTGCGATGAGAACTGGAAGAAAGAGGAACTGAAAAAGTATTTACTGCAAGCCCCAATAAGGCACTGGGAAGGGGCCCCCATCCAGCACATGGGCCAGCCAGGATACATATCCATGGTCCGCATCttcaatacacagagacag GGACTTCATGAGCGGCTACTCGTACTCTTCCCTCAAGATGTCCTCCTGCTCTCTGTGGATAACGAGCGCCTCAGTGTGAAATATGAG GGTAAATTGTCTCGGAAAAGCATCGCAGCCGTGGAGAGGTCTGCATTACCTGGGAGGCTGGAATTTGAGTTAACAG GTGAACTGATGGAGCCGCTGCAGGTATCCTGCACCTGTCCTGAAGACTATCAGAACTGGATCTTCCAGCTACAACAG CTGGAAAAAAAACTCCAAGCTACCTCAAACCACACGGCTCCACCCCTCATGCCGAAAAAACTGTGGAGCAGGAAGGAGTCCCGGGAACCAATGACAGTAGCACAAGACTGA
- the LOC115132245 gene encoding pleckstrin homology domain-containing family N member 1-like isoform X1 — MGCCSVTQRGAHSGIDEVGPDEIELLEIDNSGMWTLGESRLQLSVRNGKDGPTSRYPSVRHLDQEIVLWGRSREELYHSIYNQPIRDWEGQPAHMYGEIVHSSRVSLHNSYTQETSEHYLVLFSFHLLILYVDPSRQDFIYEGILPLSGLSFQATSLDSNKQHIFQISGPMVDSKVFTCASAAELNKWIHHMEERRYKSISQPLSPSSCALSYLVPCDENWKKEELKKYLLQAPIRHWEGAPIQHMGQPGYISMVRIFNTQRQMEGSREEARSDGTILADERADTHGLHERLLVLFPQDVLLLSVDNERLSVKYEGKLSRKSIAAVERSALPGRLEFELTGELMEPLQVSCTCPEDYQNWIFQLQQLEKKLQATSNHTAPPLMPKKLWSRKESREPMTVAQD, encoded by the exons GATGTGGACTCTAGGAGAGAGCAGGCTTCAGCTCTCTGTGAGGAATGGAAAAGACGGTCCAACCTCTCGCTACCCTTCAGTGAGACACCTCGATCAGGAG ATTGTGCTATGGggcaggagcagagaggagctatACCACAGCATATACAACCAGCCCATCCGTGATTGGGAGGGCCAGCCTGCACACATGTATGGAGAGATAGTGCACTCCTCCCGTGTGTCTCTCCACAACAGCTACACACAG GAGACAAGTGAACACTATCTGGTGCTGTTCTCCTTCCACTTATTGATTCTATATGTGGATCCCTCTCGTCAAGACTTTATCTACGAG GGCATCCTGCCTCTCTCTGGACTGTCTTTCCAAGCCACCTCACTGGACTCCAACAAGCAACACATATTCCAGATCAGTG GTCCAATGGTGGACTCCAAAGTCTTCACCTGTGCCAGTGCAGCCGAGCTGAACAAATGGATACAccacatggaggagaggagatacaaATCCATTAGCCAACCGCTAAGCCCCTCCAGCTGTGCGCTGTCTTACCTG GTACCCTGCGATGAGAACTGGAAGAAAGAGGAACTGAAAAAGTATTTACTGCAAGCCCCAATAAGGCACTGGGAAGGGGCCCCCATCCAGCACATGGGCCAGCCAGGATACATATCCATGGTCCGCATCttcaatacacagagacag atggaaggcagTCGGGAGGAGGCGAGATCAGATGGGACCATTCTAGCCGATGAGAGGGCAGATACCCAT GGACTTCATGAGCGGCTACTCGTACTCTTCCCTCAAGATGTCCTCCTGCTCTCTGTGGATAACGAGCGCCTCAGTGTGAAATATGAG GGTAAATTGTCTCGGAAAAGCATCGCAGCCGTGGAGAGGTCTGCATTACCTGGGAGGCTGGAATTTGAGTTAACAG GTGAACTGATGGAGCCGCTGCAGGTATCCTGCACCTGTCCTGAAGACTATCAGAACTGGATCTTCCAGCTACAACAG CTGGAAAAAAAACTCCAAGCTACCTCAAACCACACGGCTCCACCCCTCATGCCGAAAAAACTGTGGAGCAGGAAGGAGTCCCGGGAACCAATGACAGTAGCACAAGACTGA